AAGATGTTATTCTCCGgatggcaagaagcagaagctcagatgagttgaagatgatgctttGCTTGGAGTAATCATCAAtgcgtttttttctcttcttttgtttgtaagcagcttcttttctcatcatctgctgaGTTGGATTGGTGATCAATGGAAAGGACTCGGCTCCTATCTTGCCACCGGTCCGAGTTTGAGAGACGGCAGAACGAAGGTTTGAATCAGTAATATAGAATTGAGAACTCTGTGTAGGTATGTGGCATTGAAAGGGACATCTCTGACCGACAACTTGCGACAATGAGTACAAAGGATATAGAATGCCGTCAATTTGCCAATGCAGTTAAGATCTGCTCAAGGAGATAGCAGCAAGACTTGAACAAGTTTATCCTCTGTCGCCACTTACACATGGAACATGCTGATGATATATTTCTCGACTTTGTCCAAGTTACATTACGGCTATTCAATCTTGCGAATAGTTGCAATTTAAACCTTCTCTGTTATTTGTGAGTCCAAAACCCCCAACTAATATGACAACTTATCTTGCCAGAGCACCGTCTCCTTTCACTTATAGATGTATACCAAAGGCACACTACAGATTCAGCAAAGGATAGACTACAATCACCTGATAACAGGTATTCTGCCATCGAACAAAGGCACATCATGTTACCAACAGACGACGAATACGACCATTATGAAATTCGATTGCTGTCTCGCAAGTAATGCATCCCACATTCCGCATTCCCAAAAGCCGCACAAACCACACACCggcattttctctcttttcaagCCCTTGAAACAACTAAGTTACataaataaaaagcaaaaaagaaaactgaAATAAAACCGCTCATAAACTGAAGCTTTCATATTTCACAGAGAGCCTCGAAAAGAAATAGaataaaaaacaaataagactgaaaaaagaaaaaaaaaaaaaaaaaaaaaaaagtacagTCAGCGcttaaaaaacaaaaggaatGGTCCCTGTAGGCCTCTCGCCAGACAAATCGTAGATTACACATTGAGGCACACAATCTCGATGGATTGAAGCCCCTCCCCTCCTTAGACGATAAATGAAAACCCGTATGAGCGAAAGAATATGTGTTGGTAATCGCGGAGgagataataataataataaaaaaagaaatagtcAGGGTTCGGGAACCCATTCCAACCCAGCCTTGCAAAAGTAGTCGTCTGTAGGCTTGACTCATCAAAGCCCATCACCAGCGACTAGATCAAGTCCTGTTGTCACCCTATCGCATCTTTTGCAATCTGCTGCACTTGTTGGATATATCCTTGCCTTTGAGCCGATTAGAAGCTCTTATTTGATGAACTTCGTAAATGTTGCTTTTGCATACCCGTGCTGTCTCCCATTTAGCCTCGTCGTGATGGGTAATTCTCTTCCCCTGCcgttctccttcttcttctgcttttctttttccagtCACAGCATTAGCCTGACTTCTCATCGCTGCCAAACTCAATTTGCTGACTCGATGAAgcggcctcttctctctcctctccatcaggGTTTCGCCTCTTTCCCATTCTCTCACACCACTGTTCGGCGCTCACAATGGTCCCGTCCAAAACGCCTGTTACTTGCGTGACCATGTCAAggccctccttggccagcaCCAACACCTTTTGCGCACCTTCACGCATTGCTGAATCGTTATCCCCGTTGGAGTTCCCCGACCGCCCGTCAGACATAGTTGCGAGGCGGAATCGCTGGGGGAGACTGGTCAAGTGGCGGCGAACAAGGACCCTCGCGTTCTCGGGAAGGGCACCGCCAGCATACTTGGACACGTTGTTGATAACGTCTTGAAGAGATTTCAGGATATCACCCTTGAGGCTGTTGATTCGCGCGGCGAGTTCGCTTCGTGAGGGGTTCGGCTTGTCTTGGCTCTTTTCCGCGCCGTCGACATCCATGGCCTCAGCATCGCTGGAACTCTCAGTAGATGGCCCTCCCTCTGACCGTTCCTTCCTCTCTGCCTTTTCATATTCCTCCAATGCGTGCTTCAAGTTCAGAATGGCCCGGTTCATGTGATCGTTGGTCCATCGAAGCCAGCGCAAACAGTACTTGAGACTACGCAAACTCTCGGCGCTCATAGCAACACTTAGTCCCGACGTGGACATCATCAAGCGGGTCTGCCACGGCTGGCTACCCGGCGGCTTGTGCGTTGCGGGCGCGGTTTCTGAGTATGCGGGCGACCGCTGGTCGTCATAAGCTGGCAGCGTGTCCACCGTACTAGCAGTCGATAGGCGGCGAGGAGTCTTTGACATGACCGACGACGAATCATCAAGACCGTTGTCTGGTGATCCATTCGCatcgctgctggtgctgctgctctctcctGTCCTCCGTCTCTTGTTGGAACCGTTCGAGTCGGGGTCTGATGTAGGTGCCGGATGCCGGCGACCGGCGCCGAGGAACCATCGAACACCGCCTTCAACACCTGTGACTCTACCCACAGAGTTGACTGTGTTGGCGATAGGCGTCAGGTAGCCCTCGACATACTCGGCGCCCGATTTGAATCGTGGAGAGAAATTCTTGGCTCCGCCGTAAGCGGAACTGGCGCCGCCAATTGTCGAGGCGACGAGGGGATGAGCGGTTGTAAGGAGAGACAAAAGCGGCTCGGGCTTGGGTGACTTTGGTTTTGTCTGTTGAAGCTGGAATGGAGCAATGGGCGGGCTCATGGGCGGCAGCGAAGAGGAGTCGGCGGGAGGCGATGATACGAAATCTGTGCAAGGGGGCAGTTGGCATCAAACATTGACATAACAATTGGGCATTTCAATATTGATAATGGCATGATTACTTACCTGCGCGTAAATCTCCCAGAGCCTCAGCCGCAAGCCGCACGTCTGGGTCGTCGAGCGTGAGGCTGCTCGGGGTTGGTGTTCCGTCATAGATGCGATCtggcgacggcgaggccGCACTGGCAACGCTTGCTGCGCCGTCCATGTCCATGATTGTCGCTGGACTGTCGGGTGCGTGGAAAGGCGGTGGTTGTCGGTACGAGTTCAATGAACCATTGAAGGAGGACGGCCAatggttctggttctggtgcagcggcggcggtggatTGGGGAGGCTGTGAAGATGCTGCGGAGGTCGATGCTGGTCGTCGGCGCGCATGGCAACGTCGCCGGTAATGCTGCTCAGCGACGGCAATGTTCTGCTGTCGCCGTCATGGTGCACCAGCGGGGGAAGCCTGTCGTTGTCGGACGGGCTGGGGAACTGGTGATGGCTGTGCATGGACTGCGAGTAGTTTGggggtgatggtgatggcggtAATGGCAGAGGCCGCTGTAGcgtcaatggcaatggcgcaTTCGACGGCCGCGAGTCGACGCTGCTGAAGCCCGAAATGGGGTTTGGCGAATGGGTATGGATGGAATTTATCGAGGGAATGGACTGGATCGAGTTGATGGGCGGCAGGCGAGGTCGCGGCGGTAATGGTGGTGCAAGTGCTGGTGCAAGTGCTGGTGATGGTCCGAGGGGGGCCGAAGCTGGACTGTTGGCGAGCGTCTGGCGATGCATGGCATGTGATTGCGGCCCAGGCGCATATATGATATGCACATATGGGAAAACGGCTGATAAGCACGCAAGCACTGCACTCcagtggctggctggcgcTGCGGCAGGGGTTGTAGCGGGAATAAACGCCGGGGCAGCGGTCTTCAATCGGCTGGTATTGGGGCGGTACAAGAtggggaaagaagaaaaagaagaaggaaaagaaaaaaatgtgATGGTGGAAACGGGTACAGCACAGGCAGGCAGCGAGAATAGCTTCAGATGGGGGAAAATGCGCTCTGATACATGCTaagcccttcttcttgggtcTTGGGACAgagaaggggagaagagcagGGTGGTCTGGGCACGTGGATGGACAGTGATGACAATGGCGATAAGACGACAGGACAGGACGGCAATTACATCAAGTGCGCACAGAGCATAAGCCCGCCGACGGGCATATCAATGGCTTTCAAGGGCTGCCTGGACGATTTCAAACAAAAATTGGAAACAAGAGGGTAAAAAATTCGAGATAAAAAGACGGAAATCCACTTGGGACACTGCCCTTGTGCAAGCGCCGAGTCagaccaaagcaaagcagtaTCGTGATTCTCCAGCTGCTAACTAACAATCATGGATGCCTCAAAATCTTTTTTGGCCGCGTTCCTTTCCCATCCTATCCCAATCCAGCAATGGATGACGGGTTTCTCCCACACCACCTCCCACCTACGAATGAATTGGCCTCTGCGACACACTCGATACTACCGTTTGTTGGGGACTCTGTGACGGCGTGGTGTGGTGACTTTTTTACGTATTGACAGCAGCTAATGCGATTGGAGACCAAGTACCTGTACACGGTGCTGAGGGCCCTAGGTCAGGCGCTGGGAATTCTGCAGGGTCCGCAGGGTTTCAATGCGCTCATGGTTGGTGCTATTAATGGAGCCCTGAATGGGGATTATGGAGCAGCAGGTGGGCGCATCGTGTACCGGTACGCGCATGTGCTCCGACGAACCTTGGACTACCTGCTAGTTTAAGTACCTCCTACCTCACCTGTAATACCAATGTCCCATCAAGCAAGGTGGAGGGCAGAAGAGGCGGCGAATGTTCCATTGACCGCGCTGCTGCAGATTTCGAGACGGCGATGCCGCTACACAAATCTCACCCTCGTCTCGACGCTTAACTGGTGCCCTCTCTCCAGCTCGTTGCGAGTGGAGCATCCACATGGAGGCAAGACACTGCGACTGCACGCTGACTGACGGGGAGCTTGCAAGTGGTCGACAATTCTGGCAAAAGCACAGCATTCAGCCATTAATAACCAGTAGGCCTGTGCCATCCTTGCCGAGCACATCAACATTAAGCAATGATACGCAGACAAATCAAGGCCGCCTGTGATGAACCGCTTGgcatcccatcatcatcgtcactgCCACGATCTCGCCGCCGGAATAGAgagaccagaccagaccagaccagaccagacgaGAGGGCGCGCGGCCGCATCTTCCCCCCTCGAGGACATGCCAAATCCAGCAATGGACCAAAAAAATGCTGGTGCCGTCACTTTGTTGCTAAATTAGAATCAAACCCAAAAACGGCCTTGGGGAGACGGGCTACAAGCACGTGCCTGAGCGTTGCAAAGCTGTTATCACATGCAATGTGACGCTCCTCTTATGCTCTGAGCCCCAACTTTTTCGCTTCCCCACCGATGCTGGCACTGGACAGACTTATTTCATGTGCTTTTGCCCCCTCCCGGCCGAGCAAATCCCACCGCTCTTCGCTGTGTAGCATGCCCTTGTCGCGATTGGAATGTCCACATTCTTCCAGTGGGGGGTTTAGGGGTAAGTTGGGGCCACTAACAGTTTCCAGAGGAGGGTTTACTGCTCACATGGCCACGAGAATTCTCATCAAAAAACATGCGCCGTGTGGGGAGGCAGTTCCGCACGTCAATAGCCCAGACCTTGCcctgcatctccaaatcGTTGCTGTGCGATAGCGATGGCGAGGCTGGCTGGCAACCTTTTGGAGCCCTCAGGTCCACCTGGTCATCAACAGC
This genomic stretch from Trichoderma breve strain T069 chromosome 1, whole genome shotgun sequence harbors:
- a CDS encoding transcription factor opi1 domain-containing protein: MHRQTLANSPASAPLGPSPALAPALAPPLPPRPRLPPINSIQSIPSINSIHTHSPNPISGFSSVDSRPSNAPLPLTLQRPLPLPPSPSPPNYSQSMHSHHQFPSPSDNDRLPPLVHHDGDSRTLPSLSSITGDVAMRADDQHRPPQHLHSLPNPPPPLHQNQNHWPSSFNGSLNSYRQPPPFHAPDSPATIMDMDGAASVASAASPSPDRIYDGTPTPSSLTLDDPDVRLAAEALGDLRADFVSSPPADSSSLPPMSPPIAPFQLQQTKPKSPKPEPLLSLLTTAHPLVASTIGGASSAYGGAKNFSPRFKSGAEYVEGYLTPIANTVNSVGRVTGVEGGVRWFLGAGRRHPAPTSDPDSNGSNKRRRTGESSSTSSDANGSPDNGLDDSSSVMSKTPRRLSTASTVDTLPAYDDQRSPAYSETAPATHKPPGSQPWQTRLMMSTSGLSVAMSAESLRSLKYCLRWLRWTNDHMNRAILNLKHALEEYEKAERKERSEGGPSTESSSDAEAMDVDGAEKSQDKPNPSRSELAARINSLKGDILKSLQDVINNVSKYAGGALPENARVLVRRHLTSLPQRFRLATMSDGRSGNSNGDNDSAMREGAQKVLVLAKEGLDMVTQVTGVLDGTIVSAEQWCERMGKRRNPDGEEREEAASSSQQIEFGSDEKSG